One part of the Aspergillus luchuensis IFO 4308 DNA, chromosome 5, nearly complete sequence genome encodes these proteins:
- a CDS encoding dolichyl-diphosphooligosaccharide--protein glycosyltransferase subunit 4 (COG:S;~EggNog:ENOG410PTF1;~InterPro:IPR036330,IPR018943;~PFAM:PF10215;~TransMembrane:1 (i7-28o)), producing MITDDELHRLAVFLGSCAMMMIVLYHFLEVNQKEDDEEVDVKNNNSNSKQQSTGASAGSTTTA from the coding sequence ATGATCACCGACGACGAACTTCACCGTCTGGCCGTCTTCCTCGGCTCCTgcgccatgatgatgatcgttCTTTACCACTTCCTCGAGGTCAatcagaaagaagatgacgaggaggtcgacgtcaaaaacaacaacagcaacagcaagcaaCAATCTACGGGCGCGTCGGCTGGTTCGACTACTACTGCGTga
- a CDS encoding synaptobrevin family protein (COG:U;~EggNog:ENOG410PMTZ;~InterPro:IPR010908,IPR042855,IPR001388,IPR011012;~PFAM:PF00957,PF13774;~TransMembrane:1 (i223-248o);~go_component: GO:0016021 - integral component of membrane [Evidence IEA];~go_process: GO:0016192 - vesicle-mediated transport [Evidence IEA]) produces MAASSSKPSSFLLYSCIAHRTTILAEHSSPGTSSSAASSLASIILPKISHDQPQKLTYTHQRLFVHYIADSPATPSTPDDPRQGEPNSYAPLSYIVVATAEQGRRIPFAFLLEIKRKFLTTYSPSSTDFSALPAYGCAAFNNELRSLLQTYNTAPPADSLASAKREIDSVRNIMTENIERVLERGERIDLLVDKTDRLGGSAHDFRIRSRGLRRRMWWKNVKLMVLLAVVVVFLVWLFVGMGCGLPAWGRCVGHSQ; encoded by the exons ATGGCCGCCTCCTCATCGAAGCCATCGAGCTTCCTGCTCTA CTCCTGCATCGCCCACCGCACAACCATCCTCGCCGAACACTCTTCCCCAGGTACATCCTCGAGCGCCGCCTCGTCCCTCGCTTCCATTATCCTCCCCAAGATCAGCCACGACCAACCGCAAAAGCTCACCTACACCCACCAGCGTCTCTTCGTGCACTACATCGCCGACTCACCCGCAACGCCCAGCACCCCCGATGACCCCCGCCAAGGCGAACCCAACTCCTACGCGCCCCTCAGCTACATCGTCGTCGCAACCGCCGAACAAGGCCGCCGCATTCCCTTCGCTTTCCTCCTCGAAATCAAGCGCAAGTTCCTCACCACCTATTCGCCCTCCAGCACGGACTTCTCTGCTCTACCGGCTTACGGCTGCGCCGCGTTCAACAATGAGCTCCGCTCGCTGCTGCAGACGTACAATACGGCCCCGCCGGCGGATTCGCTGGCTTCGGCAAAGCGGGAGATCGATAGCGTGAGGAACATCATGACGGAGAATATTGAGCGGGTGTTGGAGAGGGGTGAACGGATTGATTTGTTGGTGGATAAGACGGATCGGTTGGGTGGTAGTGCTCACGATTTTCGCATTAGGAGTCGTGGGTTGAGGAGACGGATGTGGTGGAAGAATGTCAAGTTGATGGTTTTGTTGGCTGTTGTGGTCGTGTTCTTGGTGTGGTTGTttgtggggatggggtgCGGGTTGCCTGCTTGGGGGAGGTGTGTTGGGCATAGTCAGTAA
- a CDS encoding Zn(II)2Cys6 transcription factor (COG:S;~EggNog:ENOG410PJHV;~InterPro:IPR036864,IPR007219,IPR001138;~PFAM:PF00172,PF04082;~TransMembrane:1 (o498-517i);~go_function: GO:0000981 - DNA-binding transcription factor activity, RNA polymerase II-specific [Evidence IEA];~go_function: GO:0003677 - DNA binding [Evidence IEA];~go_function: GO:0008270 - zinc ion binding [Evidence IEA];~go_process: GO:0006351 - transcription, DNA-templated [Evidence IEA];~go_process: GO:0006355 - regulation of transcription, DNA-templated [Evidence IEA]): protein MDQGLQQNPFISVKDSGSAKNSGPSLLACLLCRHKHLKCDGKTPVCGRCSATGSECQYTPSRRGYKGPSKKRRANPSSPDQLPADMSTSFEPQYFNVPSDWTLSSNMPMSYAVAAATTTPVPTSLPSSSLPSGSPALTDNSGSSHSQTVGVTNSPMTPDSISTIAGDGYLIDIFYTYFHPSHPVLPPHRVLYRNHVPAFLEHVIKFIGTHFTPAANSENYRPTVMSSVMDQEGSIEKLQALVLLAIVLHSRNERQKAGECVTTAVNLAFELGLNKRDAAPQLSYGDPVREESLRRTWWELFIIEGMLTALGVQPAFRCNSGPLEVPLPCEERIYQDALPPPPAPTIAQFDERVFADEERDFSSFTYRIEAVRILGRVVAIQDMIEGQQDHVEAIDARITSFFHHLPENKAELLRSDGSVDEMMFQATMIVNGSAIYLHFPRSDLLSSPAVAAEVICGHHGPLSIPAFSHHAHAMKAVKAASEISSLASIRMPVVKHTPFFICALVLSSMVQLAACSVKAGQMPDPSRDRLTLTIGVFKTLGRTWAISQTIMHQIKAVARDVMDLGLRPTMPEIDLTTVLDNSRFWIPDLLPMAR, encoded by the coding sequence ATGGATCAAGGTCTCCAACAAAACCCGTTCATCTCCGTCAAGGACTCCGGTTCTGCCAAAAACTCGGGCCCGTCGCTGCTTGCCTGTCTGCTGTGCCGACACAAGCACCTGAAATGTGATGGAAAGACTCCTGTTTGCGGTCGCTGTTCCGCCACAGGCTCTGAATGTCAATACACCCCGTCGCGTCGCGGGTACAAGGGCCCCTCGAAGAAGCGTCGAGCcaatccatcctcccccgACCAACTCCCCGCCGACATGTCGACCTCCTTCGAGCCCCAATACTTCAACGTGCCGTCCGACTGGACTCTGTCGAGTAACATGCCCATGTCGTATGCGGTGGcagccgccaccaccacccccgtgCCGACTTCCctgccctcctcttccttacCCTCCGGCAGTCCCGCTCTGACAGATAACTCTGGCTCCTCGCACTCGCAGACGGTCGGCGTCACCAATAGCCCCATGACTCCAGACTCGATCTCTACCATTGCAGGCGATGGCTATCTTATCGACATCTTCTACACCTatttccatccttcccacCCGGTCTTGCCGCCCCATCGTGTCCTTTACCGCAACCACGTGCCTGCGTTCCTGGAGCATGTCATCAAGTTCATTGGGACCCACTTCACTCCGGCCGCCAACAGTGAGAACTACCGGCCGACGGTCATGTCGTCCGTGATGGACCAGGAAGGGTCCATTGAAAAGTTGCAGGCCCTGGTGCTCCTCGCCATTGTCTTGCATTCCCGCAATGAGCGGCAGAAGGCGGGCGAGTGCGTGACGACGGCTGTCAATCTGGCCTTCGAGTTGGGATTGAACAAAAGAGACGCTGCGCCGCAGCTCAGCTATGGCGACCCGGTGCGGGAAGAGAGCTTGAGGCGCACCTGGTGGGAGCTCTTCATCATTGAAGGCATGCTCACTGCACTGGGTGTTCAGCCAGCTTTCCGGTGCAATTCTGGGCCGCTCGAGGTACCATTGCCCTGCGAAGAGCGGATCTACCAAGATGCCCTCCCACCTCCGCCTGCACCCACGATTGCGCAATTCGACGAGCGTGTCTTTGCAGATGAGGAGCGAgacttctcttccttcactTACCGAATCGAGGCCGTTCGCATCCTGGGACGCGTAGTGGCCATCCAAGACATGATTGAGGGCCAGCAGGACCATGTCGAGGCCATTGACGCACGGATTACCAGTTTCTTCCACCACCTGCCCGAGAACAAGGCCGAACTGCTGCGCTCGGACGGGTCCGTcgatgagatgatgttccAAGCGACAATGATCGTCAACGGCTCTGCAATATACCTCCATTTCCCGCGATCTGATCTGCTGTCGTCCCCCGCGGTGGCAGCGGAGGTTATTTGCGGCCATCACGGGCCGCTGAGCATCCCCGCCTTCTCGCATCATGCGCATGCCATGAAGGCGGTCAAGGCAGCCAGCGAAATCTCCTCGCTGGCGTCTATTCGCATGCCAGTTGTGAAGCACacgcccttcttcatctgcgcgCTGGTCCTCAGCTCCATGGTGCAGTTGGCTGCGTGCTCTGTCAAGGCCGGGCAGATGCCCGACCCCAGCCGTGATCGGCTGACGCTTACCATTGGCGTTTTCAAGACCCTGGGACGGACCTGGGCGATTTCGCAAACGATTATGCATCAGATCAAGGCGGTCGCTCGTGATGTGATGGACCTTGGTCTTCGGCCTACCATGCCTGAAATTGACCTGACCACGGTCCTCGACAACAGTCGGTTTTGGATACCCGACCTCCTTCCAATGGCCAGGTAA
- a CDS encoding uncharacterized protein (COG:U;~EggNog:ENOG410PGQR;~InterPro:IPR035969,IPR000195;~PFAM:PF00566), which translates to MAECDIPQLPRRSSSRTSSSSRRSQKAKTVRARSQKRNSASSSATATDLTSFPSLSPDRSPEGFVGQPALNRALTNALLEGEEGGDNPPDVNRDRRSTLAKLTGGSTPSPGRAALFGDSVPIRDFPGALHLADDSHIERLIASTGAVKLVRQFARDLAQRDAEISALRQRADARERELKRMLREVSVSNQDIERRLYQLENAPLGDEAGQEHGGNTEQPGSSASSMHGLMQQAMIDGLGSQVHEEGTDAAGNVQATVRGPQRLDSDARSGNSSVESGTNRKRHGSIRSWQDFIFGNTTSSRKTSRASSVMGEVEEEETQRQRNLTNPSSRRKALDEQLFQPPEGQQGPTAGEVAGKHLNASTGGDDASTHSRKSSKSLSSWTVKLFAGNTQAKDETNSDDGRGRASSTNRGSSKGISPALPPNAKGPVSAMAALKRINSNTSVHSASGRTPGPNSVAKSGQISRRQPSASVSQGTSADATAKNATNLGPVEMDAILPLESRPPTLSNMYNNYQPGELLTDRFGFIYDQRRKKRQREANAFKNAGGSNRLSIAETLSSLRSDASDGDDASDSLKQLQPMPEPQSSPVSASPETPEAGTVALRRWQDYLRVPTGPTELLSHTPSAGPIVSLTTAGDSSPRNSAVAVDKRGAVSVNPNAQPSASTSTVVADRPEFAGVSSDEPATLSLAAGENEPVKLLLEQLTELHDSLQRDRTVRWNEFLRKVRAERRKDGEAAAAAAATSDRALQSVDMPEASLADGEVVGISGLGNKGKVGRAKWREFRVLVLGGIPVALRAKVWSECSGASSMRVPGYYDDLVKGTGGSEPDSSVVAQIDMDINRTLTDNVFFRRGPGVTKLKEVLLAYSRRNPEVGYCQGMNLIAASLLLITPTAEDAFWLLTSMIEVILPEHYYDHGLLASRADQVVLRQYIAEILPKLSAHLESLGVELEALTFQWFLSVFTDCLSAEALYRVWDVVLCLNVTSAVNNLPATGTGNAPSSTPTTDPTDSDPSASGNGGGSTFLFQVALALLKLNEQQLLTTCSTPAELYTYINHQMTNHAISIDGLIQASEALRNVVRREDVVARRAEALREMQEFTRGRPTSSGDS; encoded by the coding sequence ATGGCGGAGTGCGATATCCCACAACTACCGCGTCGTTCCTCGTCTcggacctcctcctcttcccggCGAAGTCAGAAGGCTAAGACCGTCCGTGCTCGCTCGCAAAAACGTAATTCGGCCTCCTCCAGTGCCACAGCCACCGACCTGACCTCGTTCCCTTCGCTTTCTCCGGACCGGTCCCCCGAGGGGTTCGTCGGCCAACCCGCGCTGAACCGTGCATTGACCAATGCCTTGttggaaggtgaagaaggtggtgaTAACCCGCCGGATGTTAATCGAGATCGGAGGTCTACCTTGGCTAAGCTGACCGGTGGCTCGACCCCCAGCCCTGGTCGTGCTGCCCTGTTCGGGGATTCGGTGCCCATTCGTGATTTCCCGGGGGCGTTGCACCTGGCGGATGACTCTCATATTGAGCGTCTGATTGCGAGTACCGGTGCTGTTAAGCTGGTGCGACAGTTCGCCCGTGATTTGGCACAGCGCGATGCGGAGATTTCAGCTCTGCGACAGCGGGCTGAtgcgagggagagggagttgAAGAGGATGCTGCGGGAGGTTTCGGTCTCGAATCAGGATATCGAGCGTCGGTTATATCAGCTGGAAAATGCGCCGTTGGGCGATGAAGCTGGTCAGGAACATGGTGGCAACACGGAACAGCCGGGCAGCTCCGCCTCCAGTATGCATGGACTGATGCAGCAGGCGATGATTGATGGGCTTGGATCTCAGGTTCATGAGGAAGGGACGGATGCTGCAGGTAATGTGCAGGCTACTGTTCGAGGGCCCCAACGTCTCGATAGCGATGCACGCTCTGGCAATTCCAGCGTGGAGTCGGGAACAAATCGCAAGAGACATGGCTCTATCCGAAGTTGGCAGGACTTTATTTTCGGTAATACTACGAGTAGCCGAAAGACAAGTCGAGCAAGCAGCGTAATGGgtgaggtcgaggaggaagagactcAACGTCAGCGAAATCTCACCAACCCTTCTAGTCGCCGAAAAGCGCTGGACGAGCAGTTATTCCAACCCCCAGAAGGTCAACAAGGGCCTACTGCTGGTGAAGTTGCTGGGAAACACCTTAATGCATCCACTGGCGGAGACGACGCTAGTACTCATTCACGCAAGTCATCAAAGTCGCTATCCTCGTGGACGGTCAAGTTGTTTGCTGGGAACACACAAGCAAAGGACGAGACCAATAGTGATGATGGCCGCGGCAGAGCTTCGTCTACGAATCGAGGGAGTAGCAAAGGTATCTCTCCTGCGCTTCCTCCCAATGCTAAGGGGCCTGTTTCAGCCATGGCCGCCCTGAAGCGAATAAATAGCAATACTAGCGTGCACAGCGCTTCTGGGCGGACACCTGGGCCTAACAGCGTGGCCAAATCTGGCCAAATAAGCCGGAGGCAACCGTCTGCGAGTGTCTCACAAGGAACATCCGCAGACGCTACAGCTAAGAACGCGACCAACCTCGGACCTGTTGAGATGGATGCCATCCTTCCCCTGGAATCACGACCCCCTACTCTTTCAAACATGTACAACAACTACCAACCGGGCGAGTTGCTGACTGACCGTTTTGGATTCATCTACGACCAGCGTCGGAAGAAAAGACAAAGGGAGGCGAACGCGTTCAAGAACGCCGGAGGCAGCAACCGGCTCAGCATTGCAGAGACTCTCAGCAGCTTACGGAGCGACGCTtccgatggtgatgatgcatCCGACTCTTTAAAGCAACTTCAGCCAATGCCAGAACCTCAGTCTTCACCTGTGTCTGCGTCCCCCGAGACCCCGGAAGCCGGTACAGTCGCACTTCGGAGATGGCAAGACTATCTGAGGGTACCCACTGGACCGACAGAGTTGCTGTCACATACACCTTCAGCCGGTCCTATCGTATCCCTCACCACAGCAGGCGACAGTTCGCCTCGCAATTCTGCTGTGGCTGTCGACAAACGTGGCGCAGTTTCCGTCAATCCGAACGCCCAACCGTCGGCATCTACGTCCACAGTAGTCGCAGATCGTCCAGAGTTCGCTGGGGTTTCCTCCGACGAGCCAGCCACATTAAGTCTGGCTGCAGGCGAGAATGAACCGGTTAAGTTGCTGCTCGAGCAGTTGACGGAACTACATGATTCCCTACAACGTGACCGGACCGTGCGGTGGAACGAGTTCCTGCGCAAAGTGCGTGCAGAGCGCAGAAAAGACGGCGAAGCTGCCGCAGCagccgccgccacctccgACCGGGCACTGCAGTCTGTCGATATGCCCGAGGCATCGCTGGCCGATGGCGAAGTGGTGGGTATTTCTGGCCTAGGTAACAAGGGCAAAGTCGGCCGTGCCAAATGGCGCGAGTTCCGGGTCCTCGTGCTGGGAGGAATCCCAGTTGCCCTGCGGGCAAAGGTCTGGTCCGAATGCAGTGGCGCATCTTCAATGCGAGTGCCTGGTTACTACGATGACCTAGTAAAGGGCACAGGTGGCTCGGAACCCGACTCATCGGTCGTCGCCCAGATTGACATGGACATCAACCGGACTCTGACCGATAATGTATTCTTCCGCCGAGGACCAGGCGTTACCAAGCTCAAGGAAGTGCTCCTGGCCTACTCTCGCCGCAACCCGGAGGTCGGCTACTGCCAGGGAATGAACCTCATCGCCGCATCTCTTCTGCTTATCACACCAACCGCTGAAGACGCCTTCTGGCTCCTCACCTCCATGATCGAGGTGATCCTTCCCGAACACTACTACGACCATGGCTTGCTCGCCTCCCGGGCCGACCAAGTAGTACTGCGCCAGTACATTGCCGAGATCCTGCCCAAACTATCTGCCCACCTCGAGAGTCTGGGCGTCGAACTCGAGGCACTAACTTTCCAATGGTTCCTCTCCGTCTTCACCGACTGCCTCTCAGCCGAAGCCCTCTACCGCGTCTGGGACGTAGTCCTCTGTCTGAATGTAACCAGCGCCGTCAACAACCTTCCCGCCACCGGCACAGGCAATgccccttcttccacccccacGACCGACCCCACCGACTCAGACCCTAGCGCCAGCGGCAACGGGGGCGGCAGTACCTTCCTATTCCAAGTAGCTCTCGCCCTCCTCAAACTCAACGAGCAACAACTCCTCACCACCTGCTCCACCCCAGCCGAACTCTACACCTACATCAACCACCAAATGACCAACCACGCCATCAGCATTGACGGCCTCATCCAAGCCAGCGAAGCCCTTCGGAACGTCGTCCGGCGCGAAGACGTGGTCGCCCGTCGCGCGGAAGCTCTCCGCGAGATGCAGGAATTCACGCGAGGCCGCCCAACCTCGTCAGGGGATAGttag
- a CDS encoding uncharacterized protein (COG:S;~EggNog:ENOG410PN6M), whose product MAYFQEQETDEDASYDPNIEEDENISKLDVLRFEGADTIVFIDPPSYVPNRSLQPQSEASIPHYVHSHTLLDTKSPYFTKLFDPRRQARMIKRSEFLGNLPDGIKYVINLTPPSTDDEAVAFTTELSCPLGIRTWTRELSRLDLPVDCVGGEDEGIETEGGSKKSALPSEYSDSRHRTGIVHILQALGGVNPCLDTPCKLWTFFALAKVFGIATIGHIKIHILTWLYDGTNACFIELHPEITYRIARGIECDYLCQDSFTVLVGEEALLRLANAGKPPRLQWPEVTFHGRQREPLDDEDRQRIEYASQSLVDRILEEFIQLTGSQMDWLLQLPSTMMISRHIDDCAEHCSLASDLLSSLKLYVRGHIVANMTRSVDTRSSRLNHYIDPCNYPEHDYTNSYKNMRYVERIISKTFWRTVRGEGYSDCLRKPDEKFRDMTIADLGGHLHLFQSENEAKLSYVSLEDILRAVNQFNNHVDFDSPKFVQREWGGGDIFIEKRGGSLPDLDSDIETDETPEETATESSMASVFDPIVFLQQVRTSLGDLTERMAKGCRQGAHFKLTDTITCLTNNEFRYLPLWAGGDDDGSGGVFTDQGIPNLETGGFSMPGPAIHTGSTAPSTTSYSNIAPSEGQSTVQCASHKATGSQWADVVSLVSSEGHAIEDESYGPTPDEKREDTEDTFIDMDTSADDFEDYFDTDSEDNDTVIVGTPSQSDPIEETSELLEHMSLEMEAGSK is encoded by the coding sequence ATGGCATATTTCCAGGAACAGGAAACCGATGAAGACGCGAGTTACGACCCGAAcattgaggaagatgagaacaTTTCCAAACTTGATGTTCTTCGATTTGAAGGTGCCGATACAatcgtcttcatcgaccCTCCATCATACGTGCCCAACCGGTCATTGCAACCACAGTCTGAAGCGTCTATTCCCCATTATGTTCACAGCCACACCCTCTTGGACACAAAGTCTCCCTATTTTACGAAACTCTTTGATCCGAGAAGACAAGCTCGCATGATCAAGCGTTCTGAATTTCTGGGAAATCTACCAGATGGCATTAAATACGTTATTAACCTCACTCCCCCCTCAACGGACGACGAGGCAGTGGCGTTCACCACTGAACTATCTTGTCCATTAGGTATACGGACTTGGACCCGTGAATTAAGCCGTTTGGATTTACCTGTGGACTGTGTTGGcggcgaagacgaaggaATCGAAACTGAGGGTGGTAGTAAGAAATCGGCTCTTCCTTCCGAGTATTCGGATTCTCGTCACCGCACAGGTATCGTACATATCCTGCAAGCTCTAGGAGGAGTTAACCCGTGTCTTGATACGCCTTGCAAGCTTTGGACCTTCTTTGCTCTGGCCAAGGTGTTTGGTATTGCCACCATAGGGCACATCAAAATCCATATTTTGACCTGGCTGTATGACGGTACAAATGCCTGCTTTATTGAACTTCATCCGGAAATCACCTACCGAATTGCCCGCGGAATTGAATGCGACTACCTTTGCCAGGATTCTTTCACTGTTCTggtgggagaagaagctttGTTACGCCTGGCCAATGCGGGCAAACCTCCCAGACTCCAATGGCCAGAGGTGACATTCCACGGCCGACAACGCGAAcctttggatgatgaagatcgtCAACGGATCGAGTATGCGAGCCAGAGCCTTGTGGACCGTATTCTCGAAGAATTTATACAATTGACGGGCTCACAAATGGACTGGCTCCTGCAGCTGCCGTCCACAATGATGATCTCTCGCCACATCGATGACTGTGCCGAACATTGTTCATTGGCATCAGATTTACTATCCTCGCTCAAGCTATATGTGCGGGGCCACATCGTGGCCAATATGACCAGATCCGTTGACACTCGGTCCTCAAGGTTAAACCATTACATTGATCCCTGCAACTACCCAGAGCATGATTACACCAATTCTTACAAGAATATGCGTTACGTAGAACGCATCATCAGCAAGACGTTCTGGAGAACGGTCAGGGGTGAGGGGTATAGCGACTGTCTCCGAAAGCCAGATGAAAAATTCCGAGATATGACAATCGCCGACCTGGGCGGACATCTCCACCTTTTCCAGTCTGAAAATGAGGCAAAACTCTCATATGTTTCCTTGGAAGACATTCTGCGGGCAGTCAACCAGTTCAATAACCACGTTGACTTTGATAGCCCAAAGTTTGTCCAGCGTGagtggggtggtggggacATTTTCATAGAGAAACGAGGTGGGAGTCTTCCAGATCTAGATTCTGACATTGAGACCGATGAGACACCTGAAGAAACTGCTACCGAAAGCTCCATGGCATCCGTCTTCGATCCAatcgtcttcctccagcaggTGCGCACAAGTTTGGGCGATCTCACCGAGCGCATGGCAAAGGGTTGCAGACAAGGAGCGCATTTTAAACTCACCGACACCATCACCTGTCTCACCAACAATGAGTTTAGATACCTTCCGCTGTGGgcgggtggtgatgatgatggatccGGCGGCGTTTTTACAGATCAAGGCATACCTAATCTCGAGACGGGCGGATTCTCCATGCCAGGACCTGCAATCCACACAGGAAGTACTGCCCCCTCGACCACTTCCTACTCCAATATCGCCCCGAGCGAGGGTCAAAGTACAGTCCAGTGTGCGTCCCACAAGGCCACGGGAAGCCAGTGGGCGGACGTCGTCAGCTTAGTCTCCTCAGAGGGGCACGCAATAGAAGATGAAAGCTACGGACCAACCCCGGATGAGAAGCGCGAAGACACAGAAGATACATTCATAGACATGGACACATCAGCGGACGACTTCGAGGACTACTTCGATACTGATAGCGAGGACAATGACACGGTGATTGTGGGCACACCGAGTCAGAGTGACCCGATTGAGGAGACTTCTGAATTGTTGGAACACATGTCTCTTGAGATGGAAGCTGGCTCAAAGTGA
- a CDS encoding SDR family NAD(P)-dependent oxidoreductase (COG:Q;~EggNog:ENOG410PG47;~InterPro:IPR036291,IPR002347;~PFAM:PF08659,PF00106,PF13561;~go_process: GO:0055114 - oxidation-reduction process [Evidence IEA]), with the protein MSSVAKRRLQAVSQQLVEGIPDAGTFEGIPRIRQVAGDSVGPRVKDKVAIVTGANSPAGIGRAAAHQYAHNGAKAIYICDYADSHLATHKREIESLYPGVDIHVRQFDAADEEAVKAVVQDALEKYNRLDIFFANAGIVGQPKIFTEVTAAQLMKTLNTNVASVFLAAKYASEGMKRTSEAKPYPGGSIICTASVAGLRSNAGSTDYSASKAAVVSVAQTCAYQLAGTGIRVNAICPGLIETGMTQAVFDAARARGTERKVGQLNPLQRGAVADEVARVALFLGSDESSYVNGQAWAVCGGLSAGHPFVPGKLA; encoded by the exons ATGTCCTCAGTAGCCAAACGTCGTCTCCAAGCCGTGAGCCAGCAATTAGTGGAAGGCATTCCGGACGCAGGCACATTCGAGGGCATTCCTCGAATCCGCCAAGTTGCAGGCGATTCCGTCGGACC CCGAGTTAAGGACAAAGTCGCAATTGTAACCG GAGCCAACTCTCCCGCAGGCATCGGCCGCGCCGCAGCGCACCAATACGCCCACAACGGCGCCAAAGCCATCTACATCTGCGACTACGCAGACAGCCATCTGGCAACACACAAGCGGGAGATCGAGTCCCTGTATCCCGGCGTAGACATCCACGTCCGCCAATTCGATGCCGCCGATGAAGAAGCCGTCAAGGCAGTCGTCCAGGACGCACTAGAGAAGTATAACCGATTGGATATATTCTTCGCGAATGCGGGCATAGTGGGCCAGCCGAAGATCTTCACTGAGGTTACGGCGGCGCAGTTGATGAAGACGTTGAATACGAATGTGGCTAG TGTCTTCCTAGCAGCCAAATACGCCTCCGAGGGTATGAAGCGCACCTCAGAGGCGAAGCCATACCCTGGGGGTTCTATTATCTGCACGGCGTCTGTTGCAGGACTACGCTCGAATGCTGGTTCCACGGATTACTCTGCTTCCAAGGCGGCGGTTGTTTCTGTTGCCCAGACGTGTGCGTACCAGTTGGCTGGGACGGGGATTCGCGTCAATGCCATCTGTCCAGGGTTAATTGAGACGGGTATGACTCAGGCGGTGTTTGATGCTGCACGGGCGCGAGGCACAGAGCGAAAAGTCGGACAGCTGAATCCTCTGCAGCGGGGAGCGGTTGCGGATGAGGTGGCTCGCGTGGCGTTGTTCCTGGGGAGTGATGAGAGTAGCTATGTTAATGGACAGGCTTGGGCTGTCTGTGGTGGACTTAGTGCTGGACACCCGTTTGTGCCCGGCAAGTTGGCATAG